One genomic region from Pecten maximus chromosome 5, xPecMax1.1, whole genome shotgun sequence encodes:
- the LOC117327641 gene encoding small conductance calcium-activated potassium channel protein 2-like: MSSIIESPGIPLVGVGMNGRHYQKYKTLGESTDSQGGMSRKKWETVGIRLARRKQLFASRRRASDVSLAFAIIGILIMVMENELTAANIINRSDMMSYFVKMLITASTVTLLIFLGIFHCLDIQLFVVNNSCDDWKIAMNSRRVIQIIVEVIVCIVHPIPGNFDVTWPATVAEGQFPREFTVPLDVILSLPMFLRLYIVCRTIMLHSKLYQDASSQSLGALNRIHFNFRFIFKSLMAIHSDYVLLVMMMALLLVASWTLRLCEMHDPEKPSHADFLNSMWLVAITFLSVGYGDIVPSTYCGRLIAVMTGIMGAGFTALVVAVLARKLELSRAEKCVHDFVIDVDLDKRLKHEAANVLKAGWFIYKLKKQNQKHPLSLIYQRKLLGAIYAIREIKAAQRRLMDASLTLVELNKAQIETSHSVDIIKQKQISLDEKVDNLETKIIAIHDKLNVIHKAVKHGGRDAS; this comes from the coding sequence ATGAGTTCTATCATAGAGAGCCCGGGGATCCCGCTAGTAGGGGTCGGGATGAACGGACGACACtaccaaaaatacaaaactCTTGGCGAATCGACGGACAGCCAGGGTGGAATGAGTCGTAAGAAGTGGGAAACTGTTGGCATTCGACTGGCGCGACGAAAACAATTGTTCGCCAGTCGGCGGAGGGCGTCTGACGTATCCCTCGCTTTTGCGATCATAGGAATTCTTATAATGGTCATGGAAAACGAACTTACTGCAGCCAATATCATAAACAGGTCCGATATGATGTCGTACTTCGTCAAAATGTTGATAACGGCCTCCACCGTTACCTTACTCATATTTCTTGGAATTTTTCATTGTTTAGATATTCAGTTATTTGTTGTTAATAATAGTTGTGATGACTGGAAGATAGCGATGAATTCTCGTCGTGTCATTCAGATTATCGTCGAAGTCATCGTCTGTATTGTTCATCCCATTCCTGGAAACTTTGATGTCACCTGGCCTGCAACGGTGGCGGAGGGTCAATTCCCGCGAGAGTTCACGGTGCCCCTTGACGTCATCCTCTCTCTCCCGATGTTTCTGCgcttgtacattgtatgtcgcACCATAATGCTTCACAGCAAGCTCTACCAGGATGCATCATCTCAAAGTTTAGGAGCTTTAAATCGTATCCATTTCAACTTCCGGTTTATATTCAAATCTCTAATGGCGATCCACTCGGACTATGTCCTATTGGTGATGATGATGGCTTTACTGTTGGTTGCTAGCTGGACTCTTAGACTATGTGAAATGCATGACCCAGAGAAACCATCACATGCCGATTTTCTCAACTCAATGTGGCTAGTTGCCATAACATTTCTATCGGTCGGATACGGGGACATAGTTCCAAGTACGTACTGTGGTCGACTCATCGCTGTGATGACGGGGATAATGGGAGCGGGTTTTACGGCGCTCGTCGTAGCCGTCTTAGCCCGGAAGTTAGAACTCTCTAGAGCTGAAAAGTGCGTTCACGATTTTGTAATTGATGTTGATTTGGATAAGCGCCTGAAGCACGAGGCAGCTAATGTTCTCAAAGCCGGCTGgtttatatataagttaaaaaaacaaaaccagaaACACCCATTGTCTCTTATTTACCAAAGAAAGCTTCTCGGAGCAATATACGCGATTCGAGAAATCAAAGCAGCGCAACGACGACTAATGGATGCCTCTTTGACGCTTGTGGAATTGAACAAAGCACAGATAGAAACGTCACACTCTGTAGATATTATCAAGCAAAAACAAATATCACTTGACGAAAAAGTGGACAATCTAGAAACCAAGATCATCGCGATACACGATAAACTTAACGTCATTCACAAAGCTGTTAAGCATGGCGGCCGTGACGCCAGCTAG